One Oscillatoria sp. FACHB-1406 genomic window carries:
- a CDS encoding NUDIX domain-containing protein, which produces MKVDTTVRVAAYILRQNREGFHELLMFKHPDCPDAPIQIPGGGVEPQESLECALHREILEESGLGNLTILRKLGVAESCWLQPRKLISYRHCFLLRAEGDLPNIWDFRVRGSGIDSGMIFSYFWERPHLDFKLPQGFGDFLRPDRIPELYAR; this is translated from the coding sequence ATGAAAGTCGATACGACAGTTCGAGTCGCTGCCTACATTCTCCGCCAAAATCGCGAAGGGTTTCACGAACTGCTAATGTTTAAACATCCCGATTGTCCCGACGCTCCGATTCAAATTCCGGGGGGAGGCGTTGAACCTCAAGAATCTCTAGAATGCGCTTTACATCGAGAAATTTTGGAAGAATCCGGACTTGGAAATCTCACCATTCTGCGGAAATTAGGCGTGGCTGAAAGCTGCTGGTTGCAACCGCGCAAACTCATTTCCTATCGTCACTGCTTTTTGTTGCGCGCAGAAGGAGATTTGCCAAATATTTGGGATTTTCGCGTTCGAGGGTCAGGAATCGATTCGGGAATGATATTTTCTTACTTTTGGGAGCGTCCCCATCTCGATTTTAAATTACCCCAAGGATTCGGTGATTTTTTGCGCCCCGATCGCATCCCCGAACTCTACGCGCGATAG
- the secF gene encoding protein translocase subunit SecF, which yields MRLNVIKLQRLWWTVSIVATIAGFAAMAISYTRFNAPLRPGLDFIGGTRLQLALDCSVAGQCDKPIEVARVRDVLAQQGLEGSTIQVIDGNTLSVRTKELKPEQRNELQNALSKEIGRFDPKTVQIDTVGPTVGRELFSAGLLALVISFVGIAVYLSFRFKLDYAILAIVALFHDVMITAGFFAFLGLTPFAVEADSLFLVALLTITGFSVNDTVVIYDRVRELIAERGGKDSIQNIVDDAVNQTLTRSINTSLTTTLPLIAIFFFGGETLKYFALALIIGFISGAYSSIFIASTTLAWWRSRKGETLAVATPQDTRPANSIDKI from the coding sequence ATGAGACTTAATGTTATTAAACTGCAACGTTTATGGTGGACGGTTTCGATTGTTGCCACCATCGCCGGTTTTGCAGCAATGGCGATTTCTTATACGCGGTTTAATGCGCCGCTGCGTCCGGGTTTAGATTTTATCGGCGGTACTAGACTGCAACTGGCGCTCGATTGCTCGGTGGCGGGACAGTGCGACAAACCGATTGAGGTGGCGCGAGTACGAGATGTTTTAGCCCAGCAAGGGCTGGAAGGAAGCACAATTCAAGTTATCGACGGGAATACTCTTTCCGTGCGCACTAAGGAGTTAAAACCCGAACAGCGTAACGAGTTACAAAATGCTCTCAGTAAGGAGATCGGGCGCTTCGACCCGAAAACCGTTCAAATCGATACGGTGGGGCCGACGGTGGGGCGCGAATTGTTTTCGGCGGGGTTGTTGGCGTTGGTGATTTCTTTTGTTGGGATTGCGGTTTATTTGAGCTTTCGCTTTAAGCTCGATTATGCAATCTTGGCAATTGTGGCGCTGTTCCATGACGTAATGATAACGGCGGGATTTTTTGCTTTTCTCGGGTTAACGCCGTTTGCAGTAGAGGCGGATAGTTTGTTTTTGGTGGCGCTGTTAACGATTACGGGGTTTTCGGTAAATGATACGGTGGTCATTTACGATCGCGTGCGAGAATTAATCGCAGAGCGCGGCGGTAAAGATTCGATCCAAAATATCGTTGACGATGCGGTGAATCAGACCTTAACGCGATCGATTAATACCAGTTTGACGACGACGCTACCGTTAATTGCGATCTTTTTCTTCGGCGGCGAAACTTTGAAGTATTTTGCACTGGCGTTAATTATTGGCTTTATTTCGGGTGCGTATTCCAGTATTTTCATTGCCAGTACAACGCTGGCTTGGTGGCGCAGTCGTAAGGGGGAAACGCTTGCAGTAGCAACACCTCAAGATACTCGCCCTGCCAATTCCATCGATAAAATCTAA
- the def gene encoding peptide deformylase: MTTLVAPEKKKLENPPLELHYLGDRVLRSPAKRIAKVDDSVRQLARKMLETMYSKDGIGLAAPQVAANKQLIVIDCEPDNPANQPLILINPEIKGASKELCTAQEGCLSIPNVYLDVVRPTAIEVAFKDESGRPRRIKTDGLLARAIQHEMDHLHGVLFVDRVTNSLALTEELKKYNFSVSAVKPIA, from the coding sequence ATGACGACCTTAGTCGCGCCCGAAAAGAAAAAGCTAGAAAACCCCCCCCTAGAACTCCATTATCTCGGCGATCGCGTCCTGCGTTCCCCAGCTAAACGCATTGCCAAGGTCGATGACAGCGTGCGCCAACTGGCCCGAAAAATGCTGGAAACCATGTACAGTAAAGACGGTATTGGTTTAGCCGCCCCCCAAGTCGCCGCCAACAAGCAATTAATCGTCATCGACTGCGAACCGGATAACCCCGCCAATCAACCTTTAATCTTAATCAACCCGGAAATTAAAGGCGCGAGCAAAGAGTTGTGTACCGCCCAAGAAGGCTGCTTGAGCATCCCCAACGTCTATCTCGATGTGGTGCGCCCCACCGCAATTGAAGTCGCGTTTAAGGACGAAAGCGGTCGTCCCCGGCGCATCAAAACCGATGGACTCCTCGCCCGCGCGATTCAGCACGAAATGGATCACTTGCACGGCGTTCTGTTTGTCGATCGCGTCACCAACAGCTTAGCCTTAACCGAAGAGTTGAAAAAGTACAACTTTTCCGTTAGCGCCGTCAAACCCATCGCATAG
- the secD gene encoding protein translocase subunit SecD has protein sequence MQKQRSLIALILVLVVAAIVVLIQLPLALGLDLKGGAQLTIQVQPAEGSARITPENLNDVKRVLENRVNGLGVAEPIVQTAGNDKILVQLPGVSDPQQAERVLGGTAKLEFRPQKPGTEAEFDVRRQELALAKAKLQVLLEDKKQQPDEAALAEAKAQLQKTNETILNLFEPVDLTGKNLANAGFGTTSGGDSWQVSVEFDPDGGQKFADLTKSIAGTGRTIGIFLDDELISSPIVSAEYAAQGIAGGRASISGNFTSETARDLAVQLRGGALPFPVAVVENRTVGATLGRDSINRSIIAGLAGLVLVFVFMGVYYRLPGLIANIALAIYALLTLAAYSLIGVTMTLPGIAGFILSIGMAVDANVLIFERTREELRDGQKLYRAVESGFYRAFSSILDSNVTTLIACAALGYFGSGLVRGFAVTLFIGVLISMFTALTCSRTLLLLVVLGFPGVRQKPELFCPNLPASVRS, from the coding sequence ATGCAAAAACAGCGCTCGTTAATCGCTTTAATTTTAGTCTTAGTTGTCGCCGCGATCGTCGTCCTCATTCAACTGCCTCTCGCTTTGGGACTCGACTTAAAAGGCGGCGCGCAACTCACCATTCAAGTGCAGCCCGCCGAAGGTTCTGCCCGCATTACCCCAGAAAACCTTAACGATGTTAAACGGGTTCTGGAAAACCGCGTTAACGGTTTAGGCGTAGCCGAACCTATCGTGCAAACCGCTGGCAACGATAAAATTCTCGTTCAACTGCCGGGAGTCAGCGACCCCCAACAGGCAGAACGAGTTTTAGGAGGAACGGCAAAACTCGAGTTTCGCCCGCAAAAACCCGGCACGGAAGCCGAATTTGATGTCCGGCGGCAAGAGTTAGCCTTAGCCAAGGCTAAATTACAAGTGCTGTTGGAGGATAAAAAGCAACAGCCCGACGAAGCCGCCCTCGCTGAAGCGAAAGCCCAGCTTCAAAAAACGAATGAAACGATTCTCAATCTCTTTGAACCTGTCGATTTAACGGGAAAAAACCTCGCCAATGCAGGTTTTGGAACGACTTCCGGCGGCGATAGCTGGCAAGTCAGCGTTGAATTCGACCCGGACGGCGGTCAAAAATTTGCCGACCTTACTAAAAGTATTGCTGGAACGGGACGCACGATTGGGATTTTCTTAGACGACGAATTGATTAGTTCGCCCATCGTGAGTGCCGAATATGCCGCCCAAGGGATTGCAGGCGGTAGAGCTAGCATCAGTGGCAATTTTACCAGCGAGACAGCGCGGGATTTAGCCGTGCAACTGCGTGGCGGCGCGCTGCCCTTCCCCGTAGCGGTGGTAGAAAACCGCACGGTGGGTGCAACCTTGGGGCGCGATAGTATCAACCGCAGTATTATCGCTGGATTGGCGGGATTAGTCCTGGTTTTTGTCTTTATGGGAGTCTATTACAGGCTGCCGGGATTGATTGCCAACATTGCCCTGGCGATTTATGCGCTGCTGACTTTAGCGGCTTATTCTTTAATTGGCGTGACGATGACGCTGCCGGGGATTGCTGGATTTATCCTCAGTATCGGGATGGCGGTGGATGCAAACGTGCTGATTTTCGAGCGCACCCGCGAAGAGTTGCGCGACGGTCAAAAACTGTATCGGGCGGTCGAATCTGGCTTTTACCGCGCGTTTTCGAGCATTTTGGATAGTAACGTTACGACCTTGATTGCTTGCGCCGCGTTGGGATATTTTGGTTCGGGGCTGGTACGCGGTTTTGCGGTGACGCTGTTTATCGGCGTTCTGATTAGTATGTTTACGGCGCTGACGTGCAGCCGAACGCTTTTATTATTAGTCGTTTTGGGCTTCCCCGGCGTGCGCCAAAAACCGGAATTATTTTGCCCGAATTTACCGGCTTCGGTGAGGTCTTAG
- a CDS encoding alpha-ketoacid dehydrogenase subunit beta, whose translation MAETLFFNALREATDEEMARDPSVFVLGEDVGHYGGSYKVTKDLYQKYGDLRVLDTPIAENSFTGMAIGAAMTGLRPIIEGMNMGFLLLAFNQISNNAGMLRYTSGGNFKIPVVIRGPGGVGRQLGAEHSQRLEAYFQAVPGLKIVACSTPYNAKGLLKSAIRDDNPVLFFEHVLLYNLKENLPDHEYLVPLDRAEIVRPGKDVTILTYSRMRHHAIQAAKTLEKQGFDPEVIDLISLKPLDMTTIGASVRKTHRVIIVEECMRTGGIGAELMSRINEQLFDELDAPVVRLSSQDIPTPYNGILENLTIVQPAQIVEAVQKMMALQV comes from the coding sequence ATGGCAGAAACTCTCTTCTTCAACGCCCTGCGCGAAGCAACCGACGAAGAAATGGCGCGAGACCCCAGCGTCTTCGTCTTAGGTGAAGATGTCGGTCATTACGGCGGTTCCTACAAAGTGACCAAAGACCTTTACCAAAAATACGGCGACCTGCGAGTCCTCGACACCCCCATCGCCGAAAATAGCTTCACTGGTATGGCGATTGGTGCTGCCATGACCGGACTGCGCCCGATTATCGAAGGCATGAACATGGGCTTTTTGCTTCTCGCCTTCAACCAAATTTCCAATAACGCTGGAATGCTGCGCTACACCTCCGGCGGCAATTTCAAAATTCCCGTCGTCATTCGCGGTCCCGGCGGAGTCGGACGGCAACTCGGTGCCGAACACTCCCAACGCTTAGAAGCTTACTTCCAAGCCGTTCCCGGACTGAAAATCGTTGCCTGTTCCACCCCTTACAACGCCAAAGGATTGCTCAAATCCGCCATTCGCGACGATAACCCCGTCCTTTTCTTCGAGCACGTTCTTCTTTATAACCTTAAGGAGAACTTACCCGACCACGAATATCTCGTTCCCCTCGACCGCGCCGAAATCGTGCGTCCGGGGAAAGATGTCACCATTCTCACCTACTCGCGGATGCGCCATCACGCTATCCAAGCCGCTAAAACCCTCGAAAAACAAGGCTTCGACCCAGAAGTCATCGATTTAATTTCTCTCAAACCCCTCGATATGACAACAATTGGCGCTTCGGTTCGCAAAACCCATCGCGTCATCATTGTTGAAGAGTGCATGAGAACCGGCGGAATTGGGGCAGAACTGATGTCGCGCATCAACGAACAACTATTTGACGAACTCGATGCGCCCGTCGTGCGTCTCTCCTCCCAAGACATTCCCACGCCCTACAACGGCATCCTCGAAAACTTAACCATTGTCCAACCCGCTCAAATTGTTGAAGCCGTCCAAAAAATGATGGCGCTACAAGTTTAG
- a CDS encoding PrsW family glutamic-type intramembrane protease yields the protein MPLLPPYRLPETREVILGREPVCHLILDPKIYTGVSRRHLAIRPQSYGWEACDLGSANGTYLNGQRLHRCQPLQNGDRLSLGKNGPEFIFEVEDASNTSNPDYVTFTQLFPILSTGRDLMQKAFLLPAGVTVVFVVLMFASVGQPVAFNLLFAAYLAGAAYYYVYQLCGKEKPWWVLMAVGWATAGIVVSPLLIVFAQIFRVLLPGELPVPGEKIAFPALLVRMFFGAGLMEELLKALPVLFAFGLGQLLKGSSRLRERFGVMEPLDGILLGAASAVGFTLIETLGQYIPTIIQNTRLQSGEGLGQLLGLQLLIPRILGSVAGHMAYSGYFGYFIGLSALKASKRTQILLVGYLTASFLHALWNASGYYNSLLLALVGVMSYAFLAAAILKARILSPTRSQNFATRFSK from the coding sequence GTGCCGCTTCTCCCCCCTTATCGCTTGCCGGAAACGCGAGAAGTCATCCTCGGACGCGAACCCGTCTGTCATCTCATTCTCGACCCGAAAATTTACACCGGCGTTTCTCGCCGTCACTTAGCTATTCGCCCTCAGTCCTACGGCTGGGAAGCGTGCGATCTCGGCAGCGCCAACGGCACTTACCTCAACGGTCAGCGCTTGCATCGCTGCCAACCTCTCCAAAACGGCGATCGCCTCAGCCTGGGTAAAAACGGCCCGGAGTTCATTTTTGAGGTCGAAGATGCTTCAAACACCTCGAATCCCGACTATGTAACCTTTACACAGCTTTTCCCCATCCTCTCCACCGGCCGCGATTTAATGCAAAAAGCTTTTTTGCTCCCGGCGGGGGTGACGGTGGTATTTGTCGTTCTCATGTTTGCCTCCGTCGGGCAACCCGTCGCCTTTAACCTGCTATTCGCTGCCTATCTCGCCGGAGCGGCCTATTACTACGTCTATCAACTCTGCGGCAAGGAAAAGCCTTGGTGGGTTTTAATGGCTGTCGGATGGGCAACGGCAGGAATTGTTGTCAGTCCGCTCCTGATCGTGTTTGCCCAAATTTTCCGAGTCCTCTTACCCGGAGAACTGCCCGTACCGGGAGAAAAAATAGCCTTTCCCGCTTTGCTGGTGCGGATGTTTTTTGGGGCGGGCCTGATGGAAGAGTTGCTCAAAGCCCTACCCGTTCTCTTTGCCTTTGGACTGGGACAATTGCTCAAGGGTTCCTCGCGGCTGCGCGAACGCTTTGGGGTGATGGAACCCCTAGATGGCATTCTTTTGGGGGCGGCTTCTGCGGTGGGTTTTACCTTGATTGAAACCTTGGGGCAGTATATCCCGACAATTATTCAAAATACGAGGTTGCAATCCGGGGAAGGGTTGGGGCAGTTGTTGGGGCTGCAATTGCTGATTCCGCGCATTTTGGGGTCGGTTGCCGGTCATATGGCTTATAGCGGCTATTTCGGTTATTTCATCGGACTGAGCGCGCTCAAGGCGAGCAAGCGCACCCAGATTTTATTGGTGGGATATCTGACGGCTTCTTTTCTTCATGCGTTGTGGAATGCGAGCGGTTATTACAACAGTTTGTTGTTAGCGCTGGTGGGCGTAATGTCCTATGCGTTTTTGGCGGCGGCTATTCTGAAGGCGAGGATTTTATCGCCAACGCGATCGCAAAATTTTGCCACTCGTTTTTCTAAGTAA
- the mtnA gene encoding S-methyl-5-thioribose-1-phosphate isomerase: MPNAPSTMASGGIDPIRYVENRVVLIDQTRIPETTTYLEIDRCEQMADAIKTMVVRGAPAIGVAAAYGMYLGAREINTETREDFFAQLEEIAAQLRQTRPTAVNLFWAIDRQLQVARTATVPLAEIPALLLESAKTIQTEDVETCRAIGDNGLIALPSQPEKLTILTHCNAGALATAGYGTALGVIRSAWREGRLNRVFADETRPRLQGAKLTAWECVQEGIPVTVITDGMAAHCMKQGLIDVAIVGADRIAANGDAANKIGTYGLAVVAKAHNVPFFVAAPFSTVDFKLTTGSEIPIEERDSAEIYQVGETRICTPGAEFYNPAFDVTPAELIAGIITERGLIKPEDLSRFSP, encoded by the coding sequence ATGCCTAACGCGCCCAGTACAATGGCTTCCGGCGGAATCGATCCCATTCGCTACGTTGAGAATCGAGTTGTATTAATCGATCAAACCCGCATACCCGAAACCACAACCTATTTAGAAATCGATCGCTGCGAACAGATGGCCGATGCGATTAAAACAATGGTAGTACGGGGCGCGCCTGCCATTGGCGTTGCCGCAGCTTATGGAATGTATCTCGGCGCGCGGGAAATTAACACCGAGACTCGCGAGGATTTTTTCGCCCAATTGGAGGAAATCGCCGCACAATTGCGCCAAACGCGCCCGACAGCGGTGAATTTATTTTGGGCGATCGATCGCCAATTACAAGTCGCCCGCACTGCTACAGTACCGCTAGCAGAAATTCCCGCCCTGCTGCTAGAAAGCGCGAAAACGATTCAAACAGAGGATGTGGAAACCTGCCGCGCGATCGGCGACAATGGCTTAATAGCGTTGCCCTCGCAACCGGAGAAGTTAACGATTTTGACGCACTGCAATGCGGGGGCGCTAGCAACGGCGGGTTACGGGACTGCCCTAGGGGTAATCCGTTCGGCGTGGCGCGAGGGACGCTTGAATCGAGTCTTTGCTGATGAAACGCGCCCGCGCTTGCAAGGGGCAAAATTGACGGCGTGGGAATGCGTCCAAGAGGGAATCCCGGTGACGGTTATTACCGATGGAATGGCAGCCCACTGCATGAAACAAGGGTTAATTGATGTGGCGATTGTGGGGGCAGATCGGATTGCGGCGAATGGAGATGCGGCGAATAAAATTGGGACTTATGGTTTGGCAGTTGTAGCGAAGGCGCATAACGTCCCGTTTTTTGTAGCAGCACCGTTTTCAACGGTAGATTTTAAGCTGACAACGGGGTCAGAAATTCCGATTGAGGAGCGAGATTCGGCGGAGATTTATCAGGTCGGAGAAACTCGAATTTGTACGCCCGGTGCGGAGTTTTATAATCCTGCTTTTGATGTGACTCCTGCCGAGTTAATTGCAGGCATTATAACCGAAAGAGGGCTGATAAAGCCTGAAGATTTATCTCGGTTTTCTCCATGA
- the petC gene encoding cytochrome b6-f complex iron-sulfur subunit produces MENSLPLESPTLSRRQLLNFLTGTVVAATASATLYPAVQFFIPPVESSEDGSILAKDKLGNPIPAGQILVEAAGTRALIAGLAGEPTYLTLKEDGTLDEIGIVNNCTHLGCTFPWNAIDSQFQCPCHGSRYTPDGTVVRGPANRPLKLVRVTVKDESIWISPWNDLDPRTGAKPWWT; encoded by the coding sequence GTGGAAAACAGTCTTCCTCTTGAATCTCCCACCTTGTCTCGACGGCAGTTGCTTAACTTTCTCACCGGAACGGTGGTTGCGGCAACAGCGAGTGCTACTCTCTATCCAGCCGTTCAATTCTTCATTCCTCCGGTAGAAAGCAGTGAAGATGGTTCGATCCTCGCTAAGGATAAGCTAGGCAATCCGATTCCCGCTGGGCAAATCTTAGTCGAAGCGGCGGGAACGCGCGCTTTAATTGCCGGTTTAGCAGGAGAACCGACGTATCTAACCCTAAAAGAAGATGGTACGTTGGACGAGATAGGAATTGTCAATAACTGCACCCATTTAGGGTGTACCTTTCCCTGGAACGCGATCGACTCGCAGTTTCAATGTCCCTGTCACGGATCTCGCTATACGCCTGATGGTACAGTGGTTCGAGGGCCTGCTAACCGCCCGCTCAAACTTGTTCGCGTTACCGTTAAGGACGAATCGATTTGGATTTCCCCGTGGAACGATCTCGATCCGCGCACGGGTGCAAAACCTTGGTGGACTTAA
- a CDS encoding GDSL-type esterase/lipase family protein produces MKLLLVLLIAIPLLLFILAELSLKIIWGFGNPPLYIADEKIGYLLAPNQRLRRMGNRIEINEYSMRSPSVARERPEGTLRVLLLGDSVANGGWWTDRAQTISYLMQEQLQQGGQTVEVLNASANSWSPRNELAYVRRFGLFGAQVVVLLINTDDLFGTKPSSLQVGRDRNYPDRKPPLALVEAYTKYFVKQKPIPGLAEIHKEEGDRVGINLEAIGNLNEIARANNSQLILAMTPLLREIGKPGPRDYELTARERVKQFVNKRDIFYLDFLVDFNAHSDPKTLYRDHIHLSPLGNEKVRDRVVGAISKQIAKL; encoded by the coding sequence GTGAAACTCTTACTCGTACTTCTCATCGCAATCCCGCTTCTCCTCTTCATCCTCGCCGAACTCAGTTTGAAGATAATTTGGGGATTTGGCAACCCGCCGTTATATATTGCCGATGAAAAAATTGGCTATCTCCTCGCCCCCAATCAACGCCTCCGTCGTATGGGAAATCGCATTGAAATTAACGAATATTCGATGCGGAGTCCTTCTGTCGCGCGGGAACGCCCTGAAGGAACGCTGCGAGTGCTGCTGCTGGGCGATTCTGTGGCGAATGGCGGTTGGTGGACCGATCGCGCCCAAACCATATCCTACTTGATGCAAGAACAGTTGCAACAGGGCGGGCAAACGGTGGAAGTGTTGAATGCGTCGGCGAATTCTTGGTCGCCGCGCAACGAACTGGCTTACGTCCGGCGCTTCGGACTGTTTGGGGCGCAAGTCGTGGTGTTGCTGATTAATACCGATGACTTGTTTGGGACAAAACCGAGTTCGTTGCAAGTCGGGCGCGATCGCAACTATCCCGATCGCAAACCGCCTTTAGCATTAGTTGAAGCATACACGAAATATTTTGTCAAGCAAAAACCGATTCCCGGTTTAGCAGAAATTCACAAAGAAGAGGGCGATCGCGTCGGGATAAACTTAGAAGCAATTGGAAACTTAAATGAAATCGCGCGCGCGAACAATTCCCAACTCATCCTCGCCATGACTCCGTTACTACGAGAAATCGGCAAACCCGGCCCGCGAGATTACGAATTAACAGCGCGAGAAAGAGTGAAACAATTTGTCAACAAGCGAGATATATTTTACCTCGATTTCCTCGTAGATTTTAACGCGCATTCCGACCCCAAAACCCTGTACCGCGACCATATTCACCTCAGTCCCCTCGGCAATGAAAAAGTGCGAGATCGCGTGGTGGGCGCGATTTCCAAGCAAATAGCGAAGCTCTAA
- a CDS encoding DICT sensory domain-containing protein → MSISTSVLTELLRFFPDLRPQLYFKSSLIALSHAMEDQVLADTNVPLIVATFQRERYYRQEAHRYRRIAEKTAWVYVLSAPETDFRNDSGVYESVAFDVADALTQEWHLVVLNSQYANCLICRERALSPAEIAASPVENSRRFEGIWTFDRTVSLKAAEILLDRISLYRPELAPKLQQTRDIFLSASPSQKMRDLPPASSSPATNPDPFVQRLVTYLQAGQYKLMKAYRSIAAQEQKERLIHLMTVAIRESLDPEEVLDIAVEQLGRVLSVCRCIIYRCQEDSQTVKILHEYLGSQAPSARGETWPVAQNPLFREVLERRATACASDTLEDPRLANAPKASLEPFIRQYGISSWLCVPVFYNNRLQGMVELHHCGTTREEWTKEEISLVEAIATQVGVALIQAEAYANLEALNEQLESFDRTRSNLVAIVGHELRTPLSTIQVCLESLASEPDMSADLQQVMLHTGLADAERMRKLIQDFLTLSQLESGRVEWNPENLNIQECISLSLSNTFARKSKQELPEIIAPLTSNFPLVRADGEWLVQVLAKLLDNACKFTDVGGRIAIEARVNRDRMLEIAISDNGRGIEPSSLETVFDRFYQEEGALQRTAGGTGLGLAICRQIIKRWGGEIWAVSEGKDKGSKFYFTVPLAEGAIEPQNGATARAPEASSVKPSANRTRQRRTKKRQ, encoded by the coding sequence ATGAGTATTTCAACTTCTGTACTTACAGAGTTGCTGCGATTCTTTCCCGATTTGCGACCTCAACTGTACTTCAAATCTTCCTTAATCGCGCTCTCTCACGCGATGGAAGACCAAGTTTTAGCCGATACGAACGTCCCCCTGATCGTTGCCACCTTTCAACGAGAGCGTTACTATCGCCAAGAAGCTCATCGCTATCGAAGGATTGCGGAGAAAACGGCTTGGGTGTACGTGCTGAGCGCACCAGAAACCGATTTTCGGAATGACTCGGGCGTTTACGAATCCGTTGCTTTCGATGTAGCCGATGCTTTAACGCAGGAATGGCATTTGGTTGTTCTGAATTCCCAGTATGCCAATTGTTTGATTTGTCGGGAGCGAGCGCTCAGTCCGGCGGAAATTGCGGCTTCGCCGGTCGAAAACAGTCGGCGCTTTGAAGGAATTTGGACGTTCGATCGCACCGTCAGTTTAAAAGCTGCCGAAATTTTACTCGATCGCATCTCGCTCTACCGCCCGGAATTAGCACCCAAACTCCAACAGACGCGCGACATTTTCTTAAGCGCTTCCCCCAGCCAGAAGATGCGCGATTTACCCCCAGCATCGAGTTCGCCCGCAACCAACCCCGATCCCTTCGTGCAACGCCTCGTCACCTACTTACAAGCGGGTCAGTACAAGCTGATGAAAGCATACCGTTCTATTGCTGCCCAAGAGCAAAAAGAACGCCTCATTCATCTGATGACGGTGGCGATTCGCGAATCCCTCGATCCCGAAGAAGTCCTAGACATCGCTGTCGAGCAGTTGGGGCGAGTTTTAAGCGTTTGCCGCTGCATTATTTATCGCTGTCAGGAAGACTCGCAAACGGTTAAGATCCTCCATGAATATTTGGGGTCGCAGGCTCCTTCCGCGCGCGGCGAAACTTGGCCCGTGGCGCAAAATCCGCTGTTTCGGGAAGTTTTAGAGCGTCGGGCAACGGCTTGCGCGAGCGATACCCTAGAAGATCCGCGCCTCGCCAACGCCCCGAAAGCCTCCCTCGAGCCGTTTATCCGGCAATACGGGATTTCTTCTTGGCTGTGCGTTCCCGTTTTTTATAACAATCGCTTGCAAGGGATGGTGGAATTGCACCACTGCGGAACGACGCGAGAAGAATGGACAAAAGAAGAAATTAGTTTAGTCGAAGCCATTGCAACGCAAGTCGGCGTGGCTTTGATTCAAGCTGAAGCTTACGCTAACCTAGAAGCGCTCAACGAACAACTCGAATCGTTCGATCGCACTCGCTCTAATCTGGTTGCGATCGTCGGACACGAATTGCGAACTCCCCTCTCTACCATACAAGTTTGTCTGGAAAGTTTAGCCAGCGAACCCGATATGTCTGCTGACTTGCAACAAGTTATGCTCCATACCGGCCTTGCCGATGCGGAGCGGATGCGAAAACTCATTCAAGACTTTCTCACCCTCTCCCAATTGGAAAGCGGGCGCGTCGAATGGAACCCAGAAAACCTCAATATTCAAGAGTGCATTAGTCTCTCTTTAAGCAATACCTTTGCGCGCAAATCAAAACAAGAATTACCCGAAATTATTGCCCCCCTCACCAGCAATTTTCCCCTCGTTCGCGCCGATGGCGAGTGGCTGGTGCAAGTCCTCGCAAAATTGCTCGATAATGCTTGTAAGTTTACTGATGTTGGCGGGAGAATCGCGATCGAGGCTCGGGTAAATCGCGATCGAATGTTAGAAATTGCCATTTCCGACAATGGGCGCGGTATCGAACCGAGCAGTCTTGAAACCGTTTTCGATCGCTTTTATCAAGAAGAAGGCGCATTGCAGCGGACTGCGGGCGGGACGGGTTTGGGGTTGGCGATTTGCCGCCAAATTATTAAGCGTTGGGGAGGCGAAATTTGGGCAGTTTCCGAAGGGAAAGATAAGGGAAGCAAGTTTTATTTTACGGTTCCGCTGGCTGAAGGCGCGATCGAGCCGCAGAATGGGGCTACAGCGCGCGCGCCCGAAGCGAGTTCCGTGAAACCTTCCGCCAACAGAACCCGCCAAAGAAGGACGAAAAAGCGACAATAA